From the genome of Dermochelys coriacea isolate rDerCor1 chromosome 1, rDerCor1.pri.v4, whole genome shotgun sequence:
tggtatAGGTACTGGCTTCAGCACACCTTGAATTTCATGGTCTTTTGGTTCTTGATCTTAACAGATTTTGGATCCTTCCTCCTGGCTGTGAGCAGGAATTCTTTAATTTCTTCAATTTTGTGTGGCATGGCAATGAGCCAAGCTCCAGGCATTTGCTGCTCAAGCAGCCACAGATATGGTAACCTGTAAGAAGAGGAGTGGTGTGAAGACATTGCAAAATACTAGTATTATCACTGGACCACTAAGTTTGAAACTGCAGCAGTGGTGAATTATGGGTCACCCTGAAAACATATGTTCAGGGTTGGGTTACGTTCCAGAAATGCGTGCAATGTAGTCTCATGCTGAAGTCCCTGTTTGACTTTCAGCTGTAACATGAACAAACAAACTTTAGTTAGTGTGATTTGCATTGTAATGgtttacaaagaaaaggagatTAGAGCAGGTTCACATGCTGCACAAGTTAATTGGTTTGCATCAAATAGTACAAgtgacttaggccttgtctacactgccactttacagcgcttcaaccttctcactcaggggtgtgaaaaaacaccacccctgagtgctgcaagtttcagcactctAAAGTGGCAGTGCAGACAGTGCACCAGTGttgggagctactcccctcatggaggtggtttttttttttttttttatcactcccagtgctggtgctgtgactacacagccacat
Proteins encoded in this window:
- the LOC119848743 gene encoding 60S ribosomal protein L38-like; translation: MPGAWLIAMPHKIEEIKEFLLTARRKDPKSVKIKNQKTMKFKVLQTPDLYTLLITDKGKAEKVKASQPPGLAVKELK